The DNA window TCAGCACCCAGCTGCTCAAGCGCTACCTGGACCGGCCCGACTTCGGCATCGACCCGGAACGGGCCGCGGCCGGCAACAGCCTGCCCAGCGGACACACGGCCGTGGCCGCGTCCGTGGCGGTCGCGCTGGTCCTGGTGCTGCCGCCGAAGCTGCGGGTGGCCGGCGCGTTCCTCGGCGCCGGCTACGCGGCCGCCGCCGGCGTGGCCACCCTCTCGGCCGGCTGGCACCGACCCAGCGACGCCGTCGCCGCGTTCCTCGTCGTGGGCGCCTGGGCCGCGGTCGCCGGCCTCGTGCTCCTGTTCTTCCAGCGGGAACAGGCCGTGGTGTCCCCGGCCGACGCACACCGGGTCGCCGCCGTCGTGCTCGGCCTCGCCGGCGCCCTCGCCCTGGTCGTCTCGGCGCTCGCCCTGTCCTGGCTGGTCGACCGCTCCACCACCTCCGTCGAGGAGCTCGCCCGCCGCGCGCTCTTCATCGGGTACGCGGGCAGCGCGGCCGGCATCGTCGGCACGGTCGCCGTGGTGGCCGCGCTGGTCCTGGCGGTGGTGCACCGCCTGGTGCCCCGCTGGAAGGGCTGACCGGCCGGGGTCGCCGGCCGGTCCCCGGAGCGGGTCAGCGGTAGTAGGTGCCGACGGTGTTGCCGCTGGCGATCTCCCGGCCCTTGAGCGCGCGGTGCACGTCCGCGGCCTGCGGCGCGCCGGACAGCTCCAGCGGACGGTTCAGGGCATAGAGGCGGAAGAAGTAGCGGTGGGCCTCGTCGCCGCGCGGCGGCAGCGGCCCGCTCCAGCCGGTTTCGCCGAAGCT is part of the Micromonospora halotolerans genome and encodes:
- a CDS encoding phosphatase PAP2 family protein → MALAQTAAFLVVWRFAVHTELGQWIDTVALTGNRIGQDRIDGPVDRILNAMSVVSLLAATAMIGFIALIRGRKALAVTATLLIAGANVSTQLLKRYLDRPDFGIDPERAAAGNSLPSGHTAVAASVAVALVLVLPPKLRVAGAFLGAGYAAAAGVATLSAGWHRPSDAVAAFLVVGAWAAVAGLVLLFFQREQAVVSPADAHRVAAVVLGLAGALALVVSALALSWLVDRSTTSVEELARRALFIGYAGSAAGIVGTVAVVAALVLAVVHRLVPRWKG